A single Pseudoalteromonas phenolica DNA region contains:
- the pgl gene encoding 6-phosphogluconolactonase, with the protein MAKLTERFFDSKEQMTEALSALLKEQLSSGIEQDGNAVLMVSGGSSPAPAYKYLANLEFSWEKVSVAMVDERWVDVTHEKSNESFINSTLLQNHAANANFVTMKNSATSAIEGQAECEKAYAELKTADVTILGMGPDGHTASLFPHAEGLKIGLESTGKVCAINAIESDVTGSITERMSLTLKGIADSRKVVLLISGEAKKAVYENAKTEGSEYDIPLRAVLNHPDIDLTVFWSP; encoded by the coding sequence ATGGCTAAATTAACGGAACGTTTTTTTGATTCAAAAGAACAAATGACTGAAGCCTTGTCTGCTTTATTAAAAGAACAGTTATCATCTGGTATTGAACAAGATGGAAATGCAGTACTTATGGTTTCAGGTGGTTCATCACCTGCTCCAGCATACAAGTATCTAGCAAACTTGGAATTCTCTTGGGAGAAAGTGTCTGTTGCAATGGTTGATGAACGTTGGGTAGATGTCACCCATGAAAAGTCTAATGAGTCTTTTATCAATTCTACTCTGTTACAAAATCATGCGGCCAATGCGAATTTTGTCACTATGAAAAATTCAGCAACCTCAGCAATAGAAGGTCAAGCTGAATGTGAAAAAGCCTATGCTGAACTAAAAACGGCAGACGTGACTATTTTAGGGATGGGACCTGATGGCCACACAGCGTCTTTATTTCCGCATGCAGAAGGGTTAAAAATCGGTCTAGAAAGTACAGGCAAAGTTTGTGCTATTAATGCAATTGAAAGTGATGTAACAGGTAGCATTACTGAACGTATGAGTTTAACGCTCAAAGGTATTGCAGATTCTCGCAAAGTTGTATTGCTTATTTCTGGTGAAGCGAAAAAAGCAGTCTACGAAAACGCTAAGACGGAAGGCTCAGAGTATGATATTCCTTTGAGAGCTGTTTTGAATCATCCTGACATTGATTTAACAGTGTTTTGGTCTCCTTAA
- the zwf gene encoding glucose-6-phosphate dehydrogenase, with protein sequence MLNPFDIVIFGGGGDLALRKLLPAMYRAYQEGNLPEGSRILPTVRGQEQQQEYIETAHQALKSFLSDGEFNDKDWQAFSTYLIPVVINVTEADDNWNELHKILNSDAEDKSRVFYLSLPPAVYGQCCEILSSKGLITETSRVVVEKPIGYCGKSAEEINARIAEFFKEEQIFRIDHYLGKETVQNLMALRFSNALFENLWDAKTIDNIQISISETVGLESRAGFYDKAGALRDMVQNHLLQLLCLVAMESPHKLNAKSIRTEKLKVLEALRPLLGEDVDNNVVRGQYVPGELGGKIVPGYLEELAEGASTTETFVAIRAHIDNWRWSGVPFYLRTGKRMKQRCAEIVVEYKPVSHNVYGNNVGPVQPNRLVIRLQPEESIQLTLMSKKLDKHEMQLQPVTLNIELSDQYENGFHSDAYKRLMLDAAANNPSLFIHRQEVRRAWKWIDPIIARWQEKGAPSLYRAGSWGPEAADELLEECNHKWFNVGEGA encoded by the coding sequence ATGCTTAACCCTTTTGATATTGTAATTTTTGGCGGTGGTGGTGATTTAGCACTTCGTAAATTATTGCCAGCGATGTATAGAGCTTATCAAGAAGGCAACTTACCTGAAGGCTCTCGTATTTTGCCAACCGTTCGTGGTCAAGAACAACAACAAGAATACATTGAAACGGCGCATCAGGCACTTAAGTCATTTTTATCTGATGGCGAGTTTAATGATAAAGATTGGCAAGCGTTTTCAACTTATCTGATCCCTGTTGTGATTAACGTGACAGAGGCTGATGATAACTGGAATGAGTTACACAAAATTTTAAATTCAGACGCTGAAGACAAATCTCGTGTTTTCTACCTATCTCTTCCGCCTGCTGTATATGGCCAGTGTTGTGAAATTTTATCTTCGAAAGGTCTTATCACTGAAACATCACGTGTAGTAGTAGAGAAGCCAATTGGTTATTGCGGTAAGTCAGCAGAAGAAATTAACGCGCGCATTGCTGAGTTCTTCAAAGAAGAGCAGATATTCCGTATTGACCATTACTTAGGCAAAGAAACAGTACAAAATTTAATGGCCTTGCGCTTTTCGAATGCATTATTCGAAAACCTATGGGATGCCAAAACCATTGATAATATTCAGATCAGCATTTCTGAAACCGTTGGTTTGGAATCTCGTGCTGGGTTTTATGACAAAGCCGGTGCGCTTCGTGATATGGTTCAGAACCATCTGTTACAACTACTTTGCTTGGTGGCGATGGAATCTCCTCATAAGTTAAATGCAAAGAGTATTCGTACAGAAAAATTAAAAGTATTAGAAGCGCTTCGTCCATTACTTGGCGAAGACGTTGATAATAACGTGGTACGCGGCCAATATGTTCCTGGTGAGTTGGGTGGCAAAATTGTCCCAGGTTATCTTGAAGAGCTTGCAGAAGGCGCGAGTACTACAGAAACATTTGTGGCTATTCGTGCGCATATAGATAACTGGCGTTGGTCAGGGGTGCCTTTCTATCTAAGAACGGGCAAACGTATGAAGCAACGTTGTGCTGAAATTGTGGTTGAATATAAGCCAGTTTCTCACAATGTATATGGCAACAATGTAGGCCCAGTACAGCCAAACCGTCTTGTTATTCGTCTGCAACCAGAAGAAAGCATTCAACTGACACTGATGTCTAAAAAGCTCGACAAGCACGAAATGCAACTTCAGCCTGTTACGCTAAATATTGAGTTAAGTGACCAGTATGAAAATGGCTTCCATTCAGATGCATATAAACGTTTGATGCTTGATGCAGCAGCAAATAACCCGTCACTGTTCATTCACAGACAGGAAGTTCGACGCGCATGGAAATGGATTGACCCAATAATTGCTCGCTGGCAAGAAAAGGGAGCACCTTCACTTTATCGTGCAGGTTCATGGGGACCAGAAGCGGCTGATGAACTATTAGAAGAGTGTAACCATAAATGGTTTAATGTAGGAGAGGGCGCATAA
- a CDS encoding TonB-dependent receptor, protein MLANNFKKSLIAVNIGIILTAGVSTVSYANEGTKVQEDVEVIEVRGIRRSLKESINAKRFATSVVDAVSAEDIGKFPDSDVGEALGRIPGVAVNRQFGQGQQVSIRGASNQLTLTTLNGQSVASTGWYDQQAIDRSFNYSLLPPQMISGIEVYKSSQADIVEGGVGGTVNVITRKPLDLDANTAFFSVEGEYSSESDKTDPSLSGLYSWKNADENFGVLAAVAFEDSTYVRRGNEASYAWAGAESVNYFEQARERTSIDFTAQYAIDDSSELVFHYMGLELKADNHNNSLFLFVDTENNCEQRLASGVCTVRTNKTADSAANPTFLQTFARFASMESEVVDLAYNFEGEGYKVEARLGNTSAEGGTDLTINHASWIGTKADVTGLTVDNSGKASHVDLPKGGWNISEYDKEWAGIGLQNWASQIAPNKDEETYFQLDVTFDLDGDLVTSVKTGVRWTDHTVEKKSYRPTHGDHNKIDATQYWTGKDAAGTQDIGIPTPDINAMRANAEATFGTWYEDRAGFSTVDEENLALYVMANYSGENYRGNFGVRYISTDASSSYYMPDPEFVDPNGIAQNNGLSSNIVKDTGDYSEFLPSFNFAYDVNEDTIARFSLAQVISRPNYDDMFAASAISGYGDTQRGNESVTKGNPNLQPYKATQSDLGIEHYYGDASMIALTLFYKDVSNFTTTDTLLNQSVGITDPVTGVDSWQVNTRVDGTGGDILGFEFQSQHELGYGFGTLFNFTYADGSVEASNFADAIGVFSDSSKTTINAVAYYEQDELSVRFAYNWRSEYMIRETGFYGNRRHDDYGTLDLTASYNINDNLTIRFAGTNLTGEDSVQFGDAVSPAGTKPSLRDGYAAWSYSGDTRYSVGIDYRF, encoded by the coding sequence GTGTTAGCTAATAATTTTAAGAAAAGCTTAATCGCTGTAAATATCGGCATTATTCTTACCGCTGGTGTTTCTACCGTTTCTTATGCAAACGAAGGAACGAAAGTTCAAGAAGACGTTGAAGTAATCGAAGTACGTGGTATTCGACGTTCATTAAAAGAGTCAATCAATGCTAAAAGATTCGCAACAAGTGTTGTTGACGCAGTTTCTGCAGAAGACATTGGTAAGTTTCCAGATAGCGATGTAGGTGAAGCTTTAGGTCGTATCCCAGGTGTTGCTGTTAACCGCCAGTTTGGCCAGGGCCAGCAAGTATCCATCCGTGGTGCTTCAAACCAACTAACGCTTACTACTTTAAACGGTCAGTCGGTTGCTTCAACAGGTTGGTATGACCAACAAGCAATAGATCGTAGCTTCAATTATTCTTTACTACCACCTCAAATGATTTCTGGTATTGAAGTATACAAATCTTCTCAAGCTGACATCGTAGAAGGTGGTGTAGGTGGTACAGTAAATGTAATTACTCGCAAGCCATTAGATCTAGATGCTAATACAGCTTTCTTCTCTGTAGAAGGTGAGTATTCTTCTGAATCAGATAAAACAGACCCGTCATTATCAGGCTTATATAGCTGGAAAAATGCTGATGAAAATTTTGGTGTTTTAGCCGCTGTAGCATTTGAAGATTCTACGTATGTTCGTCGTGGTAACGAAGCTTCTTATGCGTGGGCTGGTGCTGAGTCAGTTAACTACTTTGAACAAGCACGTGAGAGAACTTCTATCGATTTCACTGCTCAGTATGCAATTGATGATTCTTCAGAGTTAGTATTCCATTACATGGGTCTGGAGTTGAAAGCTGATAACCACAACAACAGCTTATTCCTTTTCGTAGACACAGAGAATAACTGTGAGCAACGTTTAGCAAGTGGTGTTTGTACAGTTCGAACAAATAAAACAGCTGATTCGGCAGCTAATCCTACATTCCTTCAGACATTCGCTCGTTTCGCGTCTATGGAATCAGAAGTTGTTGACTTAGCATACAACTTTGAAGGTGAAGGTTATAAAGTTGAAGCTCGCCTAGGTAATACTTCAGCTGAAGGTGGTACAGACCTTACTATTAACCATGCTTCTTGGATTGGTACTAAAGCAGATGTTACTGGTTTAACAGTTGATAACTCAGGCAAAGCTTCGCATGTTGATCTACCAAAAGGTGGCTGGAACATCTCTGAGTACGACAAAGAATGGGCTGGCATAGGTCTTCAAAACTGGGCATCTCAAATCGCTCCTAACAAAGACGAAGAAACTTATTTTCAATTAGACGTTACTTTCGATCTTGATGGCGATCTTGTGACTAGTGTTAAAACTGGTGTTCGTTGGACAGATCACACTGTTGAGAAGAAATCTTACCGTCCTACACATGGTGACCACAATAAGATTGATGCGACTCAATATTGGACAGGTAAAGACGCAGCTGGTACACAAGACATCGGTATTCCAACTCCAGACATTAATGCGATGCGTGCAAATGCAGAAGCAACGTTTGGTACTTGGTATGAAGACCGTGCAGGATTTTCAACTGTAGACGAAGAAAACCTAGCTCTTTATGTAATGGCAAACTACTCAGGTGAAAACTATCGCGGTAACTTCGGTGTTCGTTACATCTCAACTGATGCGTCATCTAGCTACTATATGCCAGATCCTGAGTTTGTAGATCCAAATGGTATTGCTCAGAACAACGGCCTTAGCTCGAACATTGTTAAAGATACAGGTGATTACTCTGAATTCTTACCGAGCTTCAACTTCGCATATGATGTAAATGAAGACACAATTGCTCGTTTCTCACTTGCTCAAGTAATCTCTCGCCCTAACTACGACGACATGTTCGCAGCATCTGCGATTTCTGGTTATGGTGATACACAGCGTGGTAATGAATCAGTAACAAAAGGTAACCCTAACCTACAACCGTACAAAGCAACTCAATCTGATTTAGGTATCGAGCATTACTACGGTGACGCTAGCATGATTGCGTTAACTCTTTTCTACAAAGACGTAAGCAATTTCACAACGACAGATACTTTACTAAATCAATCAGTTGGTATTACTGACCCTGTAACAGGTGTTGATAGCTGGCAGGTTAATACGCGTGTTGACGGAACTGGTGGTGATATCCTTGGCTTCGAATTCCAATCACAGCATGAGCTAGGTTATGGTTTCGGTACTTTATTCAACTTCACATATGCTGACGGTTCAGTAGAAGCGTCAAACTTCGCTGATGCAATTGGCGTATTCTCTGATAGCTCTAAAACAACTATCAACGCAGTTGCTTACTACGAGCAAGATGAGCTAAGTGTTCGTTTCGCTTATAACTGGCGCTCAGAGTACATGATTCGTGAAACTGGTTTCTACGGCAACCGTCGTCATGATGATTATGGTACTTTAGATTTAACTGCAAGTTATAACATCAATGATAATCTAACTATCCGTTTCGCAGGCACTAACTTAACAGGTGAAGACAGTGTTCAGTTTGGTGATGCAGTTTCTCCTGCGGGTACAAAGCCTTCACTACGTGATGGTTATGCGGCATGGTCTTACTCAGGTGACACTCGTTACTCTGTAGGTATCGATTACCGCTTCTAA